A window of Desulfovibrio oxyclinae DSM 11498 genomic DNA:
CTTTCGCAGGAAAAGGCGGCGTGGGAAAGACCTCGCTCACCGCATGGATGGCCGACATGCTGGCCCGTCAGGGAAAGAATGTCTGGATGATAGACGCCGACACGGCCCTGTCTCTCGGGCAGGCATCCGGTCTTGACGAGGCCGCCCTGCCCGAACCCATCATCGCCCGGCAGGATCTGGTCAGGGAGCGAATCCACGAAGGCGGCTTCCTGAATCTGAACCCCGAGGTCGGCGATCTGCCGGAAACCCTTGCGGTGGACGTACCGCTTTGCGACGAACCGACACCCGGCATCGAACCGGGGCGCAAGCGGCTGCTGGTCATGGGAGCGCTTACGAATGCGGGCGGCGGCTGCGCCTGCGACGCCAATGCTCTGCTCAAGGCGCTTCTTGCAAACCTCGTCATGGACAGCGAAGACTGCGTGCTGGTGGATCTCGAAGCAGGCGTGGAACACCTCGGACGCGGAACGGTCACGCACGTGGACGGTCTCGTGGTCGTGAGCGAGCCGAGCTTTCGCAGCTTCAGGGTGGCTGCCGACGTCAGTCGCATGGCCTCGGACCTCGGCCTGACCAATCAGGTGCTGGCCGT
This region includes:
- a CDS encoding AAA family ATPase — translated: MKLAFAGKGGVGKTSLTAWMADMLARQGKNVWMIDADTALSLGQASGLDEAALPEPIIARQDLVRERIHEGGFLNLNPEVGDLPETLAVDVPLCDEPTPGIEPGRKRLLVMGALTNAGGGCACDANALLKALLANLVMDSEDCVLVDLEAGVEHLGRGTVTHVDGLVVVSEPSFRSFRVAADVSRMASDLGLTNQVLAVNRYTGGDQPELPELPERRISIPPLDGLAKRQMTSGNVLGIPETPQIEKTLRSLLASLGF